Proteins encoded by one window of Cervus canadensis isolate Bull #8, Minnesota chromosome 18, ASM1932006v1, whole genome shotgun sequence:
- the CLEC3A gene encoding C-type lectin domain family 3 member A, which translates to MAKNGLVIYILVITLLLDQTSCHASKFKARKHSKRRVKEKDGDLKIQVEKLWREVNALKEMQALQTVCLRGTKFHKKCYLAAEGLKHFHEANEDCISKGGTLVVPRSADEINALRDYGKRSLPGVNDFWLGINDMVTEGKFVDVNGLAISFLNWDQAQPNGGKRENCALFSQSAQGKWSDEACRSSKRYICEFTIPQ; encoded by the exons ATGGCAAAGAATGGACTTGTAATTTACATCCTGGTTATCACCTTGCTCCTGGACCAGACCAGCTGCCACGCGTCCAAGTTCAAAGCCAGGAAGCACAGCAAACGCCGAGTGAAAG AAAAGGATGGAGACTTGAAGATTCAAGTGGAAAAGCTCTGGAGAGAAGTCAATGCCCTGAAGGAAATGCAAGCCCTGCAGACAG TCTGTCTCCGAGGCACAAAATTTCACAAGAAGTGCTACCTTGCCGCGGAAGGCTTGAAGCACTTCCACGAAGCCAATGAAGACTGCATTTCCAAGGGCGGGACCCTGGTTGTCCCCAGAAGTGCCGATGAAATCAACGCCCTCCGAGACTATGGTAAAAGGAGCCTGCCGGGGGTCAATGACTTTTGGCTGGGCATCAACGACATGGTCACAGAAGGCAAGTTTGTTGACGTCAATGGGCTTGCCATCTCCTTCCTCAACTGGGACCAGGCACAGCCTAACGGTGGCAAGCGGGAAAACTGTGCCCTCTTCTCCCAGTCAGCTCAGGGCAAGTGGAGTGATGAGGCCTGTCGTAGCAGCAAGAGGTACATATGTGAGTTCACCATCCCTCAATAG